tggacgacgtgccacacgatcccataatatcatatataagtggacggcgtgccacacgatcccataatatagttcataatatctgacttcatatagtagaccccttcaggggagaataacaactcaatacctttaacccggcaagggtacagctaacagcccaaaatatcccgacaagggagaatatatatatcagtctacacatcccggcaagggagtactcacaacacattctctttttaactCCCTTCTttctcaactaacacattcatgttcgagctaacgctccaaaagtacactaatcacaattttacctcaaccgttcacattatatgaaactcatcaaataaacaaggagattgtgcgacattattcgaattaaatgcaattaagactcacggtcatgctagactccggtgcatagataaccgtcaccatgcctatacaccgtactccacattagcaagtagaaaataacatcctaatcctattccctcaagccaaagttagaacaaacacttacctcgaatgctccaaactcaactcatgcttctagtatagctttacctcttgattccaccaccaatccgctcgaatctagtcataagttactcaatcacattaataattactaaatggatcaatcccaatgcatgaaaataatttttacatggttttccccaaaaaggtcaaaaacacccccggacccacgtggtcgaaactcaaggttcggaccaaaacccggttacccattctcccacgaatccaaatatatgatttgtttagaaatcggacctcaaattgaggtccaactcctcaatttgtagaaaacctaggttctacccaaagcacccaatttcccccatgaaaatctttgttttgaagttgaaatcatgttaaaagatgttaagaagtgaagaaaatgagttagaaatcacttaccaatcgttttgaagaagaaaagttgtttggaaaatcgcctcttaggttttgggtttttgaaaagtggaaaaatgactgaaaatcccgattTTTATATATTTTGCTAGGgagctggcgcggaccgcgcagaaatgtacCGCGATCGCGTGActgccagcgcggaccgtgcGGAAATGTCCGCGGCCCCGCCAAGGGAGGGAAGtagtgggctctctctgaacccacccaacgcggaccacactgatttggtgcgcggccacgCTGGTCGACCTGAACTACCGACCCTCAGAACTCCACCAcgcagaccgcacagaaaagaactgcggccgcgtggctgccagtgCGGACCGTGCGGAAATGACCGCGTCCGCACtgggcctgcaacacctgaacctgcactTTTAAATTCTAAGAccctcccgggccccactcgaaactcacccaaggcctcggggctccaaaccgaaCATGCTCACAACCTTAAAACATCTTACGTACTTACTCGTGCGGTCAAATCGCCaagataacatcatatacataggatcaagcctcaaaatacatggttttctttcaactttcataaaaactcaaatttcccattttaagtccgaaacacgtcatatgacgtccgtttttagccaaacatTACAGagagtgcttaaaacatatttaagactcgtactgggcatcggaaccaaaatactagcccgataccacagttttctaatcaattttcttcttcattttccttaattaatttcagaaaacaatttttcacaaaattcacatattctaacataaaagctttctggctacgcgcccggactgtgcacgaaatatcgaggcaactaaaagcgaggttttcaaggcctcggaagcatggaacaaggaagaattacggtgatgaccctttgggtcatcacataacaTCCATGAATGCTCGGTTGATGCAAGAAAATCAGATCAGAAACATACTACATCAAATTTTATAAGTGCACAAATTATAGAACATGTTCGAGACAAAAAGATAGAGGTTACACCAGCGtttgtagaaaatgaaatgaaaaagaaatttggaattgACATTGGTTATCATAAGGCATGGCATCTATTCAAAAAGTTGTTGCTTGCATAAGGGGAATACCTGAAGAGAACTACTAGATTCTTCCTTCATACCTACACATGATGGTGGGCAAAAACCCAGGAACATACACAAGCATTAAAAGAGATGCGCAGAATAGGTAAGCAAAACAATACTAACCATCAGCCTGAAGTTTCAAATGTTcctatttgaaaaacttcacacCTTATGATTTGTTTTTTTGTATTTCACTGTACAGATTTGCTTACATGTTCTTTGCTCCTGTGGCATCAGTAGCTGGTTGGTCCTACTGTAGACCCGTTATTGCAGTAGATGCACCgtttttaaagtcaaaatatcGTGGTGTTCTATTTGTTGTTGTATCAAAGGATGCAAATAATCAAATCTTTCCCCTATGTTTTGGTGTAGCAGATTCAGAAAATAATGAGGCATACATTTGGTTCTTCGGGGAAATGAGAAAAGTAATTCAAGTCCGCCGTGAACTAGTTTTCTTGTCAGATATAAACCAATCTATCGCAAATGAGATTAGAAAAGTTTTTCCTGAAGCTCACCATGGTATCTGCCTCTATCActttgagaaaaatttaaagcaaagacatgcaaaagtcacggtaataaatctttttcaaagtgcTGCAAGGTCATACAAACGTAAAGATTTTAATCAGTTAATATCCGAACTCAAAAGTATTGACAAGAAAACATACAATTACATAATGGAAGAGCCCCCGAGAGATGGGCTCGATCATAGTTCCCACGACTACGTTATGATATGCTATGCTAACAACAAACATGGTAGAATCAATGAATTCCATTTTACTAAAAGGGAGAGAAATGCCTATTTTAAGAATGTTAGATTTCATCCAAGAAAAATTGGGAGAGTGGTTTTACGAACGGAGAAAAAAGGCAAATGAAACTTTTCAGAGAGTATCAATATGGGCAGAAGAAGAGATGACTAAGAAGATGGACTTGGCTTGCAAAATATTTGTGagtatatttattaacttcaaCTTTTTATATCTGTTGCAGTGATTCACTGCTTATATTTAAAAaatttcatactttttctttttgaagcaaAAATATACTAATAtagtttttcttaattttttattccttgttaggtgttcaaccttgactcaatgttgtttagaataaatagtgaaggaatcgaattcattgtggacttaaagaagagaacttgtgactgcttggaattccaacttgatgaattgCCCTGTCCACATGCAATTGCTGCTATAAATAAGAGATATTTGCAGAAATCTAATTACTGCTCAAATTGGTATTCAAGGGAAACATGGTTGAAAACATATGAAGGACATGTGAATACTGTGGGAGATCAAAAATCATGGGATATACCACAAAATGTACAATCTGAGATCACGAAACCTCCCGATGTGGAGATTTTAcaaggaagaagacaaaagaagaggcaTATACCCGCGACTGAATCAGTACCATTCAAGTCTACCAAATGCAGTCGATGTAAACAAGCTGGGCATAACAgaacaacttgcttgccttctcCAGCACCTCATCCATATTCCAAGAAACACATTGAAAAATACTCCAACCTTCAATAATCCTTTGTCTGAATTTAGACTTTCTTTATTGTATGACATAATTGAAATGTGATTCTTTTCATAGGAATATAAAAAATAAGCTCTTGGACTATTTTATATACTGCTAAAGTACAAATCACTCATTTTTCTTGCGTAGGCTTACATGTTTGGTTGCATTTTTAAAAAGTACACAATGACTTCTACGAAACATCAGCTTACAGTATGTGAAATACATATCCTTAAacaaacaaacacacacacacacaaacacacactcacacatacacacacatacacgtACAACACACAAAAAAAACATGTACAAACAAAAGCTGTAACATCTCTAAGGTGAAGTTATAGAAAAAGAACTTAATAAAAACTAAGAACCATACTGCAACTAAGAAATATAAAGCAAATACCAACAAATAACATGGATAATGCAATAGAAAGCTAAGAATAAAGAGGATGACAATTACATTGATATAAAAAGAGATGAGAATAACAAACAAAGtacaaacaaaacttcagctctctgggctgaagttatacaaaatgaacctaaaacttcagctctatgggctgaagtaaacaaaaaagcatagcattaaaacataaaaaagggattacaaacactaacaatcatcaccatcatcattatcatcacagtactcctcaatttctctaaatatctcatcatcatcagtatCAGAGATAACTATAGGGTAGTCGGGCAAAAGACCATTGAATCCAAGAagatcaatcttcaacttgttgaATTCATCACGCAGTTGACTTTGTTCGACGATTACCCTGTACATAAGAGGAAGAAGAGTCTTCAGGTTGTTTTGCATCTTGGAATAGTCGTTCCAGCTAGGAAACTGAAAACTATCAAACTGTTGCACAACCttgtcgaacgaggttgaataacctCCACAACTACGTTCCAGGTTAAGCCTGTTCTGGAATGATTCATTGGCAAAGAGCTTTGGTCTGATTCTCTCCCAATCAACCTTTATTTGATCCCACAAAAGCATAAGATTAGCCATCGGTTTGTTAGTGTACCACTCACACTTCAAACTCTCCCACTTCTGCATAATTTCATCCATATTAGGCTTCCTACTTCTGCTTGCACCAgatattttttctttaacaaaagctgaaagactaaggatgaatatatatttaaagaaatatgatggaagtctatgaatgactattaaattttcaagtgaagagattgttaatatagacaaagagttcacctaatcaatttaatatctataaatgtaaaagtaactTTTCAGATGTTTTTACTGTTTTACGTTCAGAGAAAATGAATGAAACAAGATAAGTAGGTGGTAAAAACAAGTATGTGGTAAATGCAATAATAAATGTATCTTCAGCCCTAATAAAGCCCACAGTTTTTCTATACTAAAAAAATAACTTCAGCCTTAAAAATATCTTTTCGGATCATTTACTATATAGTCAAACAATGTAAATGAAAGATGAAATAGGCGACAAAAGACAAAAagtagatagtaaatacaaaaaagataagtatcaacttaaaaaaataccaaaacatgttGAAGTTTTTGTCATAAGCTTTTCAAAatcttcagcccaatgtgctgaagttatttagttcatttctaaaaacttcagcacatcaTAAGCTGAATTTTTTCAtcgtggattcaatagttttgtcgtaaaggTTTTTTAAtaacttcagcccaatgtgctgaagttatcTAGtacatttctaaaaacttcagcacttgataagcTGATGTTATTTTCCTGGAATCGATaatttttgtcgtaaagctttttcaaataacTTACGCAGAAACAACTGAAGTTATTTAGTGTATTTACTgatgagctgaagtttttgtcgtacatttgacacttttgttatgacttttaaccaaaacttcagcttaaaaaACAAAAGTTATTTACTTCATGCTCAAGTTTAGCATGctgaatttcaacaaaaatatacttGAAATTCATGGAAAAACACAAAAACATATTTGAATCAATCCAAGTCACATAATTCACACAAaataatgtatattcacaaaatccaattttgttttcacttacattcttgaaaaaaaagaaaaaaatagtttttttgtttacaagttattctcTATTCAAAAAATTCACAGAGTGTCTTCATATTCTCCATAGTCATATCCTAGTTGCTCTTCTTGGTTTTCTTAATCATATTCCATGAACCTTCACTATGTCTTCAACTGATTCACAGAAGCGGCAATACAAGCACCTGACACAGGTTGACGAAGTTTAGTACTATAATTTTTTTAGCAACTACCGTCTTCTTTcataagaaaaaataagaaaatattggCCAAAGACATGCTTACTGGTGTGCATCTGGGAATTCGTGGCAAGCAAAGATAGTGAAGGAGAAGTCCAGAATACTTCATATGTGACGGAGAGTGGCCACATCAAAAACTCGAGCCCCAGGAAATTTGCACTTTTTCCTAAAAGTTAAATTTATCAACTAGTAAAAAGAGCAAATTGTCCTGGAGCTCGAGTTTTTGATCTAGCCACTCTCCTTCACATATGAAGTATTTCGACTTCTCCTTCACTATCTTTATTTCCCACGAACTCCCTGCTACACCCAATAAGCATGTCTTAGCCAACATTTTCCATGAGCCCAAAGATTGACAACCAATTCTCTCTTGAATGTCAATAACTGACTTTGATCGAAATTgaagacatcttctttcttcaacCGCATATCAATAAACTTAGTAGCAAATATACCACAATCAATACTACAAAAAACacatgaaaaagaaattgaagaatagttaacacaagggcaaaaaataataaatataagatACATGGCAAAACATATGCGAAACACGTACTTGTTAGTCTGTTGCGGTGTTTTCATCCACATAATTTGAAATTTTTTCACAGGACTTTCCCCATAAAATTTATTGTGTGCCCCAAAATCCAAGCATTTGAGACAGTGTGGGATCAACCGGGCATAAATTTTGACATGTTCAAGCACTCGATCGTATGTTACACTGCCCATGGAatcatacatatatataattttatctttaaagtccaaaattccaaaaaagtagTGCGTAAATGTCTGGCCAGTCCTTGGCTTAAGTAGAAATTGAAAGAATACTTTTCTAGCAGATGCCCATGAGATACAATAGGAAAGGTTGAGGCCTTTTACGTAGTTGGCCACCTTTTCATTCGTTGATTCTTCCTCAAACCAACTAAAGTTCGTAAGTGGCTGAATaaccgcttcttcttcttcagcctGTTGTTTGGATAtcctctttctctttgatttgctctttttttGATCCTGCATTCTCTTTTGCTTCCTTTTGTTAATTATCTTCATTGTTTCTTCTGAAGGATGAATACCATCCAGCTTAGTCATATACTGATCAAAAAGTAAATCTGTTACTGCACATCTTGATTTTGGATAATGTGGAAGGTGATAGCAATATTTTTTGTGCAAGTAATATATGCCCACATCAATATGCTGCAAATGAACAACAATAAATGATAACATGTTAAATTACCACTATGAAGTTTAGAAAAAACGCATTACAAAATTACAAACAGcatgacaaaaacttaagcatattcAGTTTAAAGTGTTaggctgaagttttagcaaataagctaaaaacttcagcagtttactatgaataaagctgaagttttccaAATTACAGTGCAAAAAATTTACTATaaaaaataagctgaagttttgggaaatacagttgaaaaccaattcaaaaaacaaacttaataacttACTTCATCCGCAAGATCAGAGTCAGGATCCATAAGCTCGGTAAAGAATGATTTTGCAATATCAAATCCAGCTAATCTGAATCGATTGGAATCATATTCACTGGCATCCATCTCCAACCACTCTGTAAATCTTTGGATCAATCCACTGTCTTGATTAACATAATGGAAGGGACACCTTCTTGTATTCTTTCCTACTTTCCAATCTTGCCCCCTttgctttttttatttatttataaactacataaggagatctcaaccaaatactCTCCATGCAaatctttttcccatttttatctGGTTTTCCTTTTGCTTGCTCTTCCTGCTGTTCCGTCACAACTAACTGCTGTTGTTCAGCAGCAGGGGAAAAAACTACAGCCATCATGGCAGATGCTTGACCAACTCCCTGATGTTCATGACGTTCTTGTGtctcttcacgaacaacaacaacaacaacagaattaccttttgaatcagtCCCTTGTATACTACCAAGTgaaaatgaacataaattgaagttGGGGATATCACTGGTGTGACACATAGGAGAACTGGAAATCTTCCTTCTCTTAGGTTTTGGAAGAAGTTCCGATGCATCAGATGAGATCTGCAAAAGCAAGGAatatataaacataaataaaactgaTAGAAAACACACATTAGGCAAAAAAACAGCTTGTAATTGAATTGCATAATATAACTACCTGGTCTAAGTGTTGCGACACAGAAGGTGTTTGCATTCCAACAGATCCTGTATcttcatgcaaaaaaaaaaactaaataatactgaataaatttaataaaataataccaacacaCTTCACACCTGTCTGTGAGGCAACAAGTGTGAATATATGTATTTATCCTTTTTCATATAGCTGCATAAGCTCACCAAATTCTTTTTGAGCTGCCTCGAGTCTTTctgaaaaatcattcaaaaacataaaaaagaaaataaagtatgtaaaatttcaaactgtaaaaaatatacttcaatcaaATATAATAAATTCATGATCTATAGAATACCTTGAACGTTTGTCTTCCGCTGTGGTTTTCCCAGGCTGTATCCCTTTGTCAATATCAGCATTTACAGCTTCAttcaattatgaaccaatgtcgaggagcattggagtattctctggaaggtttttctcaactctaCCTTCATTCAATTCAACATCATCAGAGAGTTTTTGAGTTGTGTCAATTAAAGCACAACTAGTTTCAACTtccactgcatattcataaagagggtgaatagatcaactagtttttctatatatataacatagaaaaaatttatacctgtagtgaaaatttcactacatgatattattaaaaaaatagttaaaacttcaactctaagaaggctgaagttaGACAgtcacaaacaaaaacttcaatagtaacaaaaaaaaacttcagctctaagctgaagttcgacaattacaaaaataaaaacttcagctctagagctgaagttcaccagttacaaaacaaaacattcagcaaaaaaacatgctgtagtttttacaaaaaacacaaacacatgaaaaaaaacttcagctccaatctaaggtatcattgaaatattataaacttcacactttGTACCTGTAGTAACAATTTCATGTGTATCATCACCTAGAAGTTCTTTACAAATAGTTAGTAATCCTGCATACCGGTCGTCTTTCCCAATAGTGCGAGACACATCACTCGCTTTCAGTTCTAAAGTACAAACATGTGCTTGATCTTCATCGCCAAACAAATTGCCTTTTCCAATATCACTTTCCAAATCACAACTCGGTGCATGTTTTTCAGTGCCAACAACTTGATCATCTGAACCTTTCTCAGTTGTtaactcttcatcatttccatCTTTACTCTGTCTACAAATACTGGATTGTTCCTCTCTACCTTGTTGTTGAACATGTTCATCGCCTTCAACAACCGCTTCCTTATGTGTAGCATTATCATCTGCGACTTTACGCAATGCATCATGAGCATTATGTTCTTCAGTCTCAACAACTTGATTATCTGCACCTTGCTTGCTTCCAATATTCTCAGTTGATAATTGTGCTTCATCATTTCTATCTCTTCTCAATCTATTAGCACTGGGGCGTTCCTCTTCAAATTGTTCTTGAACATGTTGATCGCCTACAAAGCCGGTTCCTCAAGTGGCATTTATATATGCGACTTTATCTGATGCATCATCAACAACATTAATATCCAATGGATGTTCGTAACAGTCGTTCCCCCTATCATATTCTcgatggttactcaaatcaaaattgCCATCGTCCATTCCATTTGATTTGTTGACAATCTTAAACAACTGTTCAAACTTCTCATCTAAATATTCCTAGAAAAAAATTATTAACAATGATTAATCTGAATAACATTAGCAGAAATAGAAAGAATTCTCTATAAATTAGCTTACCTTCACTTTTACAAAAATCGCATCCACAAAAGCAGTTCGCTCCTcctttttaaacttatcgaaaactTCTTTCACGATtgtgcttctttctttttctgcatGCCTTTGAACCTCCATCGTTAATCTCTAGAATAGACACACAACAAAAATTCAGATATTGAAGAAAACTTCAGCTCAAAAACATGTTGTACTTTTACAAAACACAAAACCAAAAAACTTCAGATCAAAACTTACAGAACATATTGTGTCGAGTAATTCATTGTCATCAAAGTCACTTGTAGAATGGTTAGAACGACTTTGGGTACGAGATGATTCGCCAATAAAAGGAGTTCGATTcgcttcttttgatcgactccGACTATGTGGTGATTCACCAATAACAGGAGATCGATTCGATTCTTTCGATCAACTCAGAGTACGTGGTGATTCACCAGTTGAAGACCCGTGTTAAGTACCTTTGAATGAATCCTGCTGcatggtaattaaccaattaaagGCATTGAATTCAATTCCTCTTCTGTAGAAATTATATCCAATACCCTAAAGCTGCTATATTTCTGTTTAATACAAAAAAGTATATTATGAGAATAAGAAAACTAATACGCCAACATATTAACACAAAGTCAAAAAAAAGTAACTTACTTCATGATTACTGAACATCTCAAAAAGTTCGGGAAATTTAGGCTCTCCCACACATACATAACGTAACATCCTGGGAACCTGAAGGGTATCAAGGTACTTATCCTCTCTTATatacttctcccgaatatctGGGAAGTGCTCATAGAACCAAGCACATAACGGATAAGGAAATCCACCAAGTTTATACTCAGTTGCATGGAATTTGTTCTGCTTGTCCAATGCATGTTTCAGTGAGTAAATGAGCTTCTCATAAGCCACATTACCCCAAGGATATTCAGCACAAACCCTATCATCTTCAACAATAGATGCATACTCCTTCATCACAAATGACTCAGTCTTTTTCCCAAACAAAATAGACTCTACAACAAGAATTTTCATAAGCTTCACAACATCATCATCGCTCTCGCATACGTGTATGTGATTCACATCATTctttggaatttcattccgagtCATAAAATCTCGAATATCCTTCAAAGTCACACCCTTGGACTTACCAAAATAGCGTTTCAGAATATTGCTCTCTCGATTAGTTGGTTTTTAACATTATGTGTTGTGATCCGCAAACCACACATAATGTGAAAGTATTCAAGGGTGAAGGAAACATCATGAccaaaaatcttgaaactaatCGAGACTCGATCATTCGTGAATATTCGAGAAAGACACAAACAATGAACCAACTTCATGCTGCATTTGAAATTCTCCGTAGCCATAATGTATCGAAATGTACCATTATGAAGCTTATCCCATTGTGTAGGAGTCAAGAAAGTTGCAATTAATTTCTTCAAATCATGGTTCCCCTTCCAGTAACCCTTAGAGTTAAATCAATATCGAAACTCAAAATATCTTTGACCTGGTCTTGTAGGTGGA
The Nicotiana sylvestris chromosome 11, ASM39365v2, whole genome shotgun sequence DNA segment above includes these coding regions:
- the LOC138881598 gene encoding uncharacterized protein; amino-acid sequence: MVGKNPGTYTSIKRDAQNRFAYMFFAPVASVAGWSYCRPVIAVDAPFLKSKYRGVLFVVVSKDANNQIFPLCFGVADSENNEAYIWFFGEMRKVIQVRRELVFLSDINQSIANEIRKVFPEAHHGICLYHFEKNLKQRHAKVTVFNLDSMLFRINSEGIEFIVDLKKRTCDCLEFQLDELPCPHAIAAINKRYLQKSNYCSNWYSRETWLKTYEGHVNTVGDQKSWDIPQNVQSEITKPPDVEILQGRRQKKRHIPATESVPFKSTKCSRCKQAGHNRTTCLPSPAPHPYSKKHIEKYSNLQ